In Amycolatopsis coloradensis, one genomic interval encodes:
- a CDS encoding glycosyltransferase family 1 protein yields MPELVVLAEQLLAPVPGGTGRYTGELLRALAETAPPGWTVSSVVARHVDVEAAVVEGVEGPRVLPTPPRALIAAWQLGLPWWPGGDAVHAPTPLAPARVPKGRTLSVAVHDTVPWTHPETLTPRGVAWHKAVIARAAARATALTVPTQAIADELAALVPVSVPLRVIPHGVRPPAGFAEVPLPERYVLAIGTIEPRKGIDVLIDAVGRIGVPLVLAGQPGWGGIDPVALAREHGADVRVLGKVSDAELAFTLRGASVLAMPSRAEGFGLPLIEAMAAGVPVVHSDVPALVEVAGGAGVAVPAGEAQALADALRDVLDHSEHAAALRDRGLSRSSEFTWQRAASAVWGLHQRDQFVGSSPRSR; encoded by the coding sequence ATGCCCGAACTGGTCGTGCTCGCCGAGCAGCTGCTGGCGCCGGTCCCCGGCGGGACCGGCCGCTACACCGGCGAACTGCTGCGGGCGCTCGCCGAGACCGCGCCGCCGGGATGGACGGTGTCGAGCGTCGTCGCGCGGCACGTCGACGTCGAAGCCGCGGTCGTCGAGGGGGTCGAGGGGCCGCGAGTGCTGCCGACCCCGCCGCGGGCGCTGATCGCCGCCTGGCAGCTGGGGCTGCCGTGGTGGCCTGGTGGCGACGCGGTCCACGCGCCGACGCCGCTGGCGCCCGCCCGGGTGCCGAAGGGGCGGACGCTGTCGGTCGCGGTGCACGACACCGTGCCCTGGACGCATCCCGAGACACTGACGCCGCGCGGCGTCGCGTGGCATAAGGCGGTGATCGCGAGGGCCGCGGCGCGGGCGACCGCGCTGACCGTGCCGACGCAAGCGATTGCGGACGAGCTCGCCGCGCTGGTGCCGGTGTCGGTGCCGCTGCGCGTGATCCCGCACGGTGTGCGGCCGCCCGCCGGGTTCGCCGAGGTCCCGCTGCCGGAGCGGTACGTGCTCGCGATCGGGACGATCGAGCCGCGCAAGGGCATCGACGTGCTGATCGACGCCGTCGGCCGGATCGGGGTGCCGTTGGTGCTGGCAGGCCAGCCGGGCTGGGGTGGCATCGACCCGGTGGCGCTGGCGCGCGAGCACGGCGCCGACGTCCGGGTGCTGGGGAAGGTGAGCGACGCGGAACTGGCGTTCACGTTGCGGGGCGCGTCGGTGCTGGCGATGCCGAGCCGGGCGGAGGGTTTCGGGTTGCCGCTGATCGAGGCGATGGCGGCCGGGGTGCCGGTGGTGCACTCGGACGTCCCGGCCCTGGTCGAGGTGGCCGGGGGAGCGGGCGTGGCGGTGCCTGCCGGCGAGGCGCAAGCGCTTGCGGACGCCCTTCGTGACGTACTCGACCATTCGGAGCATGCGGCTGCGCTGCGTGACCGTGGTCTCAGCCGTTCGAGTGAGTTCACCTGGCAGCGTGCCGCTTCGGCTGTTTGGGGTCTCCACCAGCGCGATCAGTTTGTCGGTTCCTCACCGCGGAGCCGGTGA
- a CDS encoding glycosyltransferase produces MTSTTVVVVTWRGAAHITACLDALAAQSRPHRTLVVDNASDDGTAALLAAHPSKPEVLRLRRNTGYAGAMAAALDKVDTPLMAWLNDDAAPASEWLATCEDTLAQAPLAAAVSARLTLADGSVQSTGVRLTADGHGADLPEPADEVFGFCGGAAVLNVEALRSVGGVPASYFCYYEDTDTAWRLRLAGWDIVGAEAEVTHRHGASTRPGSAPFHLWNERNRLLTLLRCAPRAVAIRQLVKFAVLTAVLPLRGKPDAPNFRLSLRCRVLGAVAARLPRTLLERRAIGRRATLGRGAVWDAWAGN; encoded by the coding sequence ATGACCAGCACCACCGTCGTCGTGGTCACCTGGCGCGGCGCCGCGCACATCACCGCCTGCCTCGACGCCCTCGCCGCGCAGTCCCGCCCGCATCGGACGCTGGTCGTCGACAACGCCTCCGACGACGGGACGGCCGCCCTCCTCGCCGCCCATCCCTCGAAGCCCGAGGTGCTCCGGCTGCGGCGCAACACCGGTTACGCGGGCGCCATGGCCGCCGCACTGGACAAAGTGGACACCCCGCTGATGGCCTGGTTGAACGACGACGCCGCTCCTGCCTCGGAGTGGCTCGCGACCTGCGAAGACACCCTCGCCCAAGCTCCGCTCGCCGCCGCCGTGAGCGCGCGGCTGACGCTGGCCGACGGGAGCGTCCAGTCCACCGGCGTCCGCCTGACCGCCGACGGTCACGGCGCCGACCTGCCGGAACCCGCCGACGAGGTCTTCGGTTTCTGCGGGGGCGCGGCCGTGCTGAACGTGGAGGCGCTCCGTTCCGTCGGCGGTGTCCCGGCCTCCTACTTCTGCTACTACGAGGACACCGACACCGCGTGGCGGCTGCGGCTGGCGGGCTGGGACATCGTGGGCGCCGAAGCCGAGGTCACCCATCGGCATGGCGCGAGCACCCGGCCGGGTTCGGCCCCGTTCCATCTGTGGAATGAACGCAACCGCCTGCTGACCCTCCTGCGGTGCGCTCCCCGCGCGGTGGCGATCCGCCAGCTGGTGAAATTCGCGGTCCTGACCGCGGTACTCCCCCTTCGAGGGAAACCGGACGCGCCGAACTTCCGTCTGAGCCTCCGGTGCCGGGTACTGGGCGCGGTCGCCGCCCGCCTGCCGCGCACGCTGCTCGAGCGGCGGGCCATCGGGCGGCGGGCGACACTGGGCCGAGGCGCGGTCTGGGACGCGTGGGCGGGCAATTAA